GTTATACTTTTGacgttaaatttgatttattaatcATTATGTTATGAATTACCATCCAATTGGTTACCAAGTTAGTTTTAAAGCTAACTGATCATGGCACAcattaggggtgggcactttatcCGATATCCAAAgccgcacccgaacccgatccgaaaaacctgAACTGAAATTCGAATCGAAGTAGTAAAATATCcaaacgggtattgaattaggagagattggatatccgaacccgaacggataatatccAAACCCGAGTGGATAtgcgaagataaccgaacatatgtatgatacccgacccgaactcgaacgggtacccgaactcCCACCCCTAGCACACATGATATATGTAACTGATATAGTAAAAGCGTGGGAGACACGTGGAATAAGGAGAGTGGGTGTTGGAGGTATGCATTTGGTTGTTACGGGAATAAAGGATGGCTAATCAGAAGAGGACAGCTGGCAAGGGGTAACAAACGAGTCGACTCAACATGTTAGCTCAGTGAGTTGAGGAACGAGAGAGACGACgagtttaaatataaattttgcaGCTTCTTTTCATTTCATTCAGAAAATATTATGTTAACCTTGTTCTGGGTTACGATTTGTACTTCGATTCATATCGTTTGAGGATTTATAAAGGATCTTCTACGTTTGAGTTACGGATTGTTGTTTTACGAACGGCAATTCTCGACGGATTCATCGCTATCAGTAACATGTGGAACAAAAGCATGCACGTATAACATATGCACGTATATCACATATGCACGCAGTAAATTAGAACAGTACACTAAACATCATAGTAAATTTAAACCATCACTccatatgaatttttttttaaaatgtatatatcgGTGCATTAATGTTAATTCTCGAGGTTTCTAGGAAACGAGAACACACCATTACCCAAGTCTGGGAGTATGGTAATGTGATCAGTTCCCTAAATCTTTTAGTTTTCACTTTCTAATTTCTCAATCAACGAGAAGCGAACACGCCTTCAGTTTTGATTCTCTGCATCAGATTAACCAAAAAGATAgtgtatatattaaaatgaaaaagataGTGTTTGTTTCAAGAAACATTCAACAACTGCGTACCATTATccatacatatatacatgtaaatgTAATCATTAAATTATATAGCGTTTGTGTAAatgaaatcatcatttaataaaagttACAGTACATACAATTATCTTTTTACTGAGATCAATCACTTTTTGTTTTCTGAGTTTGTAATTTATATACGCCTGTCATAACATAACTTTGGTATGTATTGCCAACTTCTACAATTCACTTCGTGGACTAAAAATCATAAACATGATATTATCAGGATCCCGTACGTATGTTAATTAGATTCTATGAATCATTCTAACGTGTAATTAGATACAGTTACATATTACGATCGAGAACAACGAAATGTGCTTTTTGATAAATGCGCTTTTTCAACATATCAAGTAGCGATATGACTTTGGTAAACGAGTTATGATATATTCTGTACAAATGGTCGGTGAAACTAATGGTAAGAACATCCGAATATTCTCGAGAACTTCTATTGATCAGTTCCGTTTATCATtattcaaaaagaaagaaaaaaattccgTCTATCATCCGATTGTATATGACGAAGTTAAATTAACTAAATTCCCTGCCAAAGCAAGCGCATGTTGGTTCTCCACTAGATTGGTGCATTTCAAAGATATTTTGCTTAGCATATAATTCATGatataaatatgaatataaatataagaGACCCCAAACATAGTAAATTCTACTGTCTTTTCATACGGTCTTTACTTCAATAAACATCGATTAATTTTTACGTGGactaaaagaaaaatgaaagtgGAAGCCCCTTTAACCTATTCGTTTAACTAAAGATTCGTTAATACTTATACAACTAGAAGTTTGGGattcaaattctaaaaaaacaaattatgcaGAAAGTGGAAAAAAAGAGGTTACAAGATATCTTCAGCATAGTGTAGGGTGTACCATCAAACATGATCTCATAAGACGGCTCGGAATAGCGCAGTCAGACGTGTATTCTCATCAAATGGTAGAATTGTCGGTTGTAAAAtcgtttatgtaatatttttcatcgttgtaataacataattaaccagatgttaaaaaaaaatgattctttAGTTCTGacattttttattagtttgatCATACGAAAAATTATGAGcgtattacaaaaaaaatcaaatgaattGTGTAAAGTAACAGATTATTGATTaggtaatattaatttttataacaattATATCTTGTATCAATAAATTTACTAGTGTTGTAGATTCTGACTGTAACAAATTGTCTTATCAAATAACAGTATGAACTTGCAGACAAAGGTCGTCAGGAATGTTGTTGTTCTAACAAAATACTTTTATATCACCATCGGTAGTTgatttgtataaaattttacaGCTTCCCATTgggctctttttttttgtcatcaacgtAAACAAATTCGATTAAATCATACTGGTAACTCATAATCCATAATCCATACGATCTATTGGCACTCCAAGTTCGAATCACTAATGGGAGAATGAGCAATCGCGTCGTGTTCTCAGTTAAGGAAAAGTTAACATCTTCCAATATTTTTTCTGAATTATCTATCCATTCGTATACAAATAAAGTCAAGTTGTTCGAACGTTCATGCTTGTTGCTTATTCCAATAAATTTGTACGTTTAATTTGGAAATATGCAACATTCCAATGAATGTCTTAACAAccaaattatatacttataagAATAGATAGGTTCATTGGATCTTGATGACAGTTTCTCTTcaccacacacaaaaaaaaaaaaacggaaaacTACAAATATACtataaatctatttaaaatTCAGAGTTTCTAGATTCTTTTCTCAAGTATGTTAATACGAAGGTCTAATAAATGGGTGCAACGGCTTATTATTCCTTTTATAATATTCGAGTTTTCCCTAATAATATGTGTAacaatatacaaattatttggCGTTTTGGTTTAAACCGTTAGTTCAATCATCTCACTCGATCGGTGATATACATTCAAGTCCTAACCAACCATCATTAGGAGTTTAGgacatataaatattatttacaaacaATTTCAAATCTATGACTTATAACCATACTAGATAGATATATACATggggaaattttatgtttacatagAAAAAGCGATAGAACTATGTATAATCTAGTAATCTAGTATAATTACCTATCATAACCTTATTATCTAAAACTCGATTATGCAATATGCATAATTACTCGTTAATCGCTCTCGAGGTGTAAGTATTCTGTCAGGTAAGTTGCCAAAAAAAATggatctttttgttttatatcaGAATAATCACTGTAAAcgaagtaaaatataaaatccatTGAAGTAGGATTCATGCATTTAGATACAGCCAAAACTATACTAAACCGAATTTCGTTTTGATTCAAAGTTCTACCAAAGAGATAATAGAAACCAAAACACACATATTGTCGTTAAATGTTACTACTAGTTTTACCATCATTTGAAACCAATAGTATACTTTCTTTTAATGAACACAAGATAATCTTTGATGTGGCGATATCCATTAACCCTAGGTCAATCAAAAGCCAcaaactattgttattttattttataaacatacataataatatatgtttatgcATATATTTGGGTTGAGATCCAtttcattttttgattttttctatgaaattaatttattattctgtGGACTTAAGAAGTCTATGGGATGTGTAGCCGCTCCTGATGGAGGTTTAACCACGTTGCCTCAGATTCCACAGCTTCGCAGAATTCTaagttttatcttttgaaagaaaagatgatttaaaaaaaaacaattttaaacttaaattGTATCTACGACTGGGACTATAAACTATTTATCTCCATATATTATTCTCTATATATTACTCCAGAAAAATCATTTACGGGAGTAGTGTTCCAAGTAAAAGAAATCTTTACAAGATCAAGACTATAACATACACATATAGAACGAAGGGAtagggaaaaaaatattttgtcgtTTGAATTTTTATCTATCATACAATTATgaaaagtttacaaaatactactattttttgtcatcaataCTAGTATTTTTCTGTGATCAATTTTATCTATTTGTACTACATTTGTtatgtaaaactatatatttaagatatttaaccACTGTGAATAATCATACTTGTATCACTTCATCAGTTAAAATAGTTTATAAGAACTTACCTCTATTAATTTCAAGTTGTCAGACCTGAAAAACGTGCCATAAATCTTTCTATGTAGACAGATAACGAATTACTTAGTAAATTACCAAATTAAataatccacaagaatatgtaTTCTGGAAAGAAATATTGAtgtacaataaaaataaaagttatatctaaaatatgtatattaataaaagtacttatataaaattgtATGTGAACAAGTTTTAGTTTTGATGAATAGTTTTTAAGTGACAACTGCAATATTTTTATCGAAAATTCCACAGGTACCTATTTTCCCTAGAAAAGGACCAAAGAGGAGCAAAAAGAACCCCGATGGACCTTTCATGTTTATACGTAAACATGATCATGTAGCAAAATGCGTTGTCGTGTCTCTTCATTATAATCGATCATTCAAgtaacatatatgtatgtatctCTCTTTTATCCCTTACTTGATTCCCACGTTGGTAGCAACCTGGCATCAAGCTTAATTATCTTGTTTTCTTTCCCTTCTCAAGTGTATATCCAAAGTCATATCTCTCCTCTCAATACGCTAtggacttcttttttttttttttttttgtaaaaaagctTTCGAATTAAACTACGAAAAACATACAATGTACGGTTGAACAAccataaagttttataaagtaAGATGAGACATGTCTCATATTGAACCAAGTATTAGCTTACAAAAGAGAAGATTTATGATTCATAAGCTTAATGAAACAagagaaggatgaaactattaGGAAAATGGCAGGTGGTTTCCGCGGCCTCGACGACCTCTTTTACCCCTTCCTCTTACCGTTTTCCATTCCATATCTTGAAATTTTTGGAGTGGTTTTATTGGCCTACCACCTCGAGACATGTTGAGGTTTGCCGTAGCTTCACTCATAGACCCTTCTCCATCATCTTGCACAATATGAGCAATATGAGCTTCACTCATAGACTTCTTTTTTCACTAACAGCAATTTAAATAGGGTTGTAATATATATTAGTGAATAGCGATGAAAGAGAATGTTCACGTTAGCTAGAtcgaaaacatttttataaaaccagaaaaatttaaacatatgaCCACTTCTCTTAGTAATTGAAAGAGCTTATCCTCCATCTAGTATACGTAATTCGTATATGACATGCAAGGAAAGAGGTTGCAAAAATATTGAACCACTTTTCTTCTCACTAATTATTGTATTTGTTGGACGAGGATAAACTAATAGCAATAAGTATAACATATGAgagaataaataaacaaataatagtggACTGCAAGAATATCATTTGAGAATTAAATAGCATTAatcattttgaaataaaaataaattgtgaCTATTTTTATAAACACCAATTTGCTTCAAGTCTTCTTCTCTATTTATACATCTTCTCCAATCCAACAAAAGACACACACTTATATACACTAAACCTTCCATCCTCTTGTCCTAGAAAGCTCTCCATAATCTGAATATTTCTTTTCTCACACATTAATTTGCTTTTGTTATTCAGAACTAAACAGAAGTAACTTCCTAAACTCTGTTTCAAGATGCATAGAAATAACAACAAGAAGTCTCTCAACATCTCGAGCATGTTCCAAACCTTCATCCCTGACAGCAACATTTTCTCCCGACGCTGCATTTGGGTCAACGGTCCCGTCATCGTCGGAGCTGGCCCATCGGGCTTAGCCGTAGCCGCGGGCTTGAAACGTGAAGGCGTACCGTTTATCATCCTCGAGCGAGCTAACTGTATCGCTTCCCTGTGGCAAAACAGAACGTACGAtcgtctcaagctccatctccCCAAACAGTTTTGCCAGCTACCAAACTTCCCCTTCCCTGAGGACTACCCTGAATACCCTACCAAGTTTCAGTTCATCCAGTACCTTGAGGAGTACGCAACGCACTTCGACATCAACCCTAAGTACAACGAGACGGTCCAGTCAGCTAAATACGACGAGACGTTCGGGCTGTGGAGGGTTAAGACCATTTCCAAGAGCGGGCAGCTAGGTTCTTGCGAGTTTGAGTATATCTGCAGGTGGCTTGTGGTGGCTACTGGTGAGAATGCTGAGAAAGTTGTGCCGGATTTCGAAGGTCTAGAGGACTTTGGCGGAGATGTTCTTCACGCCGGAGATTACAAGTCCGGTGGAAGGTACCAAGGGAAGAAAGTTCTGGTCGTTGGATGCGGAAACTCTGGAATGGAAGTCTCTCTAGATCTCTACAATCATGGAGCAAACCCATCAATGGTCGTTCGCAGCTCTGTAAGTTCCAAAGTCCCAGCCTTTATAACCCAAAAAACAGAGTATCCTCTGTTTTCAAAAACAGAGCATCATATCTTATACTCTGTTTTGTTTCCTTCTTAGGTTCATgtgttaccaagggagattCTTGGGAAGTCCACGTTCGAGCTAGGAGTCACGATGATGAAGTGGATGCCGGTATGGCTCGCGGACAAGACACTGCTCCTACTAGCTAGGATAGTGTTGGGGAATACCGACAAATACGGTCTGAAAAGACCGAATATCGGACCGTTAGAGCTGAAGAACAAGGAAGGTAAAACACCGGTTCTTGACATCGGGGCACTACCGAAAATCAGAGCGGGAAAGATCAAGATCGTCCCAGGGATCATAAAGTTCGGTCGAGGAATGGTTGAGTTAGTCGATGGACGTGTTCTTGATATTGATTCCGTTATTCTAGCTACTGGTTACAGAAGCAACGTCCCTTCATGGCTTAAGGTAATAATCTAGACAACATCTGTCGTTGTTTCTTTAAAGATCTAGTGTGAAATTTTATAACATTTAATGATGTCGGAAGGAAAAAACATGAATAACCCACCCGACCCGGTCCGAGTTTAGTGAAAACCCGACTCAAAGTGTGTTATTGAATGTGAGCATTAAATGCAAAAATCacaatcttagaaaatatcaAAAGAAATGTTACATTTTTATCGAAAAGGATAGAAGCTCGTGGTACTTAATTGAAGTCGCTTTGAATTATATTTTGCAGGACAATGACTTCTTTTCCGATGATGGGATACCGAAAAACCCGTTTCCAAACGGGTGGAAAGGAGAGGCGGGATTGTATGCGGTCGGGTTCACGAGAAAAGGATTGTTCGGCGCGTCGCTGGACGCGATGAGTGTGGCTCACGATATCGCAAACAGGTGGAAAGAAGAATCTAGGCAACAGAAGAAAACTGCTGCTGCTCGTCATCGTCGATGTATCTCACATTTCTAGTTtgggaaataaataaaaaaatattagggcaagaaaaaaatatacaaaaatggAGTATGGTAAATTAGTATTTGGATGAAtgtgaacaaaacaaaaatcaaagagATAATTAAGCCCTCTCCCCAGAAGAAGaaacccaaaaacaaaaagtgtgaaaaataaaatatagttggttttttttctttgttttaaggAAGATGTggctttttatatatatatgtattatgattttattattttgttttgagagtgctttgttttcttgtttttgtgtattatttttcttcttcgttttagATTTTGAACTCTGTAAGAAGTTTTGCTTAATCTAATATGACAAatgttattatgttttttttttttatcttgatggttttttttaattgattgagcaaaagaaggaagaaaaaaaagaatgaaacaaCTAAGATCATGCTGTTTCATTATTGGAAGAATACTCTCATACGTTAAGAGCTGTTATTTAGGTGTTTTAGGAATCATTATACTAATTTTGTAATGATTTAATTTGACAAATGATTGATTACACATGATTATATTGGACCATTAATACAAAATAACATGATTACTCATATCCCAGGGAACAAAACATGCATTTATGATTTATGTAGGATATGCAAAATCCAATAGCGATGcaagggaaaaaaaaacaaaaaaacatatatctacCATTATCATACAGGAAAGGAAACTATCAATGAAAAATggaattatatatatgatatagatatataatttaaaacgatTATACATATACATTTGAAACGGATTCAGATCCAAAATATGcaatatgtaataaatatatctCTAAAGATTATTTAAGTTTTTCATTTGTCAAATTGCACTTCAAAATAATTGAAGATGCCAGAGTAACTTTATTTCCACCAAAATATAAAAGACAAAACTTATACATTCTCTGTATATGGACAAAgcctctgcttttttttttctttaaaactcTGGTGCAAAGAGACCATACATTTATGAGTATCAAATTTCATTCGAGGTCTGAGACTCTGCAAGCAAACCCATTGAACCAGCAGAACATAGAATTAACAAACAAAAGGACAAAAAAAGTAAACCGTTGAAGTTTGTATTTGTGAGTGAGTGAATAATGAAGGCTAGAAACTATGGTTCCTTCATTCTCTGATCCAAACAGAAAAACATTAAAAGCTAACTTCCCCCAACTGTGTAAATGTCTGGTTCCCATCCTCTTAAAACAGTTAATCATGTTCACACAGAACCCTGCAACCTTTTACTCAGACATCACCTTAACCTAAAGATATGGAGGAAGGTAACCACATGGGTCATTTGGATTCAGCCGCCGATTTAGACTGTTCTcttatcaaaaagaaaacaccaaaccgacacaaatttttttttttgccggtCTTACCAGATTCACAAGAGAAATAGTTTTGGATATTACTAACATACTACCAGTTGAGAAACAGTAGGACCAATGTACATTACTACTCACTGTAGAATGAGTGAAACATTTGTAAACTTACATGACCAAACTAAAGACCTTCACATGTTCATTTCTTAGAGAGCATTTGATCTATCTGACCGTTCTTGTTGTACATTTCTACTATCTTTTTGGAATATGAAGGCATGTGACTGTTGGCTCTGCAGATGACAATGCCACTTTGGTTATTATAAAGCTAATATAAACGTTTATCTCTAGGAATGTGGTTCAGACTTTTACCTTTCTTTTCCCCATTTTCGGTTGACGTGCAAATAGTTTCTGATGGTATGGTAATCCAATGAGTACCGAGCAAATTCTAGACCCTTCGGACCAACCTGAAGCAAGAACGCATTTATCCAATTATGACTTTTTGCTATTAAGTTACTTGCCAAGTTTGTGTTTATATAGACAGAGCTTTACCAAACTTAAGATGAATGCTATAATGTTTCCAACAAATAGTGGCGCCGGCTGAGCAGGACCTTGACCtgagaaaaatatagagaagtgaaatatttctattacttcAGACAAATGATAGTATAAGTTTCATTGCATTGCTTTGAGCAGAGATGATTCAAGAAACATACCAAACTTAGCAGCATCGTCTGCCTTGACGGTCTCTGTAACAAAAGGTCGCCGATCACCCTGAAAACAACAGCAAAAAGATACGTTTGTTCGAGTTTCCTTTTAACTAGATCTCTCAAGTCTTATAATAAGTAACATTAGATATTAGAAGTCTTACGCTACTGATTGTTGGAGAGATCTCCAAAAGGTTTTCTACTAAGCTTAGCATTTCTTTCCCGCGCTCATTCCTGTAGTTTTATGCATAAGCACCACTAGTTTTGGCCAACCTCACTAGACTATATGGTTCATGTTAAAAATAGGGAGGTAGAAGTATTGACCTCACTGTAATATACTGCGGATGGTCAGTCATGTTCACACCTGAATACTTTGGAACACCCATATAGCCTATAACCAAATCCTATAACCATACATAGAGTTATAAGGAGCTGTTTGAAATAGGTAAATGGAATGGCATCTTAATTGCTAGAGAAACACTCACCGCTAATGCATTTGTGTAATCAAAGCAGCTgcagaatagaaaagaaaaggagaCTTTAGAAGGTCACAGCGGCAATACATTGATTATACACAAACTTTCTAGGCATTACCTATAACAAGATGGAGCTATGACATCAACTAAATCGTTTGCTGGTAGAGAGAAATAGGGAACCTGTTTTTAGCCAAACAGATTTTCAAAAAGCTGCAACATCGCAGAAGCAATACAGTATTTTAAGTAATTATATACCTCTTCAATGTGTCCGTCCAGGTGTTTAAGTTGGACCTGCAAGAGAAGTCAAAACAAGCTCAAAGCAAAATGCTCATTGCTAAAAAGTGTAGGAAAATTTATAGATAGCGGTAATGTATCTAACCTTGTAATCTTGCATAAACTCATAGTGGAGAACAGTCTCTGGCTCCTTACTAGCCGCTTTAAGAAACTTGTCAAGTCCTTCCCTTGTTCCATTGTCCACTATTGATTCACAAATATACTATTAGTACTTAGTAGGATATTAACAAATCTAGGAAGGATGAGTAAATTATTACCACAATTAGTGCCTAGAACATAAAGCTTTTCAAGATTAAGATGCTGCTCCACTGATCTCAACGCTGCAGTATAAGAAATCACTCTGCATTATAACACTATTGAGTCATGGTATGGAggaactttgaaaatataaatataataaaaaggaagcATGTAACAAAGACATTACCTTGCACTTGGCAACCCACACCGCAAAAGAGAAGACGCTTCACTCCGGAAGACTGTTACAAAtgcaatttttaatatatatttcaaatagaCTAAAAGTGATAGTAAACACATTCAAGAAACAAAGGGTCTGCGAGCAAATAACCTCGATTAGTTCAAGAGTATTCAGATTAGGAGACAGAGTTGGTTTGACGCCTCTTGCTGCCAAAACTTCTTCAGGTGTTCTTTagaatgaaaacaaataaacatCAAGAGGATGGAGACTTGAAGGAGAATGGACTCAAATAAATCACGGAGGGTTGGTGGAAAACCTGGCTAATACTGGTCTTGGAGACAATCTATCTTCAGGGTCACTATTAATTCAACAAATCATTTACATGATTAGATGGAAGAATCTATATCTTAGTCAATTACTGAAATTAAACAGCAGTTTTTACCTTTGCACACAAACAACAGCCTCAACCATGTTGGATTTTAGCATCTCAATGGCTATGGTTGTTACAATTCCAGTCCACTGTGCTCCTGCAACCGAAGGTAGAACGCAAATGTTACATAgctttcaagaagagttttaaGGATCACAAGAAAAACAATGTTTCTGAGCTTCTTCCgaagaaattatataaaagagaaacaagagagacaTGATAAACTGATGCATTGAAGCCAAAAACAGCAAAACTTTGTCATCTTAAACGAGGCACAAAAATGGCCTAGCATCAATTTACCTTCAACAGGCTTCAGCTTACGAGCATAAAGCTGCTCTTGATGGACCCCAAAGTATGTATCTTCTAAGGAATTTGCTTTCCTTCCTCTACCATGCACAACAGGTTCCAAGCTCTGCACAAAAACTTATAAAACCTTAATAAAACAAGAATCTTAACCCACCATCTTGTCTATTTCAAGGTCAANNNNNNNNNNNNNNNNNNNNNNNNNNNNNNNNNNNNNNNNNNNNNNNNNNNNNNNNNNNNNNNNNNNNNNNNNNNNNNNNNNNNNNNNNNNNNNNNNNNNGATAATAAATCAATAGATCAATAAGAATCATGATATACAATGTAATCAAAACTCCTGAATACAAATTATAGAAAAGATTATATTTTGGAAAGAAACTCTTGACAAtacatatattgtttttatgtattctaaactggagatctaaaactgagatgttatcataaagatccttaaagtatttatttaagacgctcgtatattgtttggtcctgaaataccatacgtaagagtgttatttaagaaaattattaatctttttcattactgaaagatgtaatttcatatgaaaagaaagaaaatcataatagtaacttctatagttacaatgaataattcgtatgtacgagacgaatttctatacgattatatgtaagaaatttggtttgaaatccaaatagaccaataaac
This region of Brassica napus cultivar Da-Ae chromosome C5, Da-Ae, whole genome shotgun sequence genomic DNA includes:
- the LOC106399876 gene encoding probable indole-3-pyruvate monooxygenase YUCCA3 yields the protein MHRNNNKKSLNISSMFQTFIPDSNIFSRRCIWVNGPVIVGAGPSGLAVAAGLKREGVPFIILERANCIASLWQNRTYDRLKLHLPKQFCQLPNFPFPEDYPEYPTKFQFIQYLEEYATHFDINPKYNETVQSAKYDETFGLWRVKTISKSGQLGSCEFEYICRWLVVATGENAEKVVPDFEGLEDFGGDVLHAGDYKSGGRYQGKKVLVVGCGNSGMEVSLDLYNHGANPSMVVRSSVHVLPREILGKSTFELGVTMMKWMPVWLADKTLLLLARIVLGNTDKYGLKRPNIGPLELKNKEGKTPVLDIGALPKIRAGKIKIVPGIIKFGRGMVELVDGRVLDIDSVILATGYRSNVPSWLKDNDFFSDDGIPKNPFPNGWKGEAGLYAVGFTRKGLFGASLDAMSVAHDIANRWKEESRQQKKTAAARHRRCISHF
- the LOC106400941 gene encoding 7-hydroxymethyl chlorophyll a reductase, chloroplastic, which translates into the protein MLKSNMVEAVVCVQSDPEDRLSPRPVLARTPEEVLAARGVKPTLSPNLNTLELIESSGVKRLLFCGVGCQVQALRSVEQHLNLEKLYVLGTNCVDNGTREGLDKFLKAASKEPETVLHYEFMQDYKVQLKHLDGHIEEVPYFSLPANDLVDVIAPSCYSCFDYTNALADLVIGYMGVPKYSGVNMTDHPQYITVRNERGKEMLSLVENLLEISPTISSGDRRPFVTETVKADDAAKFGQGPAQPAPLFVGNIIAFILSLVGPKGLEFARYSLDYHTIRNYLHVNRKWGKERANSHMPSYSKKIVEMYNKNGQIDQMLSKK